The following are encoded in a window of Pseudomonas multiresinivorans genomic DNA:
- a CDS encoding FKBP-type peptidyl-prolyl cis-trans isomerase, protein MSELNLSTDEARVSYGIGRQLGDQLRENPVPGMTLGAILAGLSDAYAGAGSRVPGEALSASFQVIRERMQAEAQVKAEAAAAVGREYLVENARREGITVLPSGLQYEVLVSGEGAKPSREDTVRTHYHGTLVDGTVFDSSYERGQPAEFPVGGVIAGWVEALQLMNAGSKWRLHVPSELAYGGQAVGSIPPHSVLVFDVELLEIL, encoded by the coding sequence ATGAGCGAACTCAATCTTTCCACCGACGAAGCCCGCGTCAGCTACGGTATCGGCCGTCAGTTGGGCGACCAGCTGCGCGAGAACCCGGTTCCGGGCATGACTCTCGGCGCCATCCTCGCTGGCCTGTCCGACGCCTACGCCGGCGCCGGAAGCCGTGTTCCGGGCGAAGCCCTGTCCGCCAGCTTCCAGGTGATCCGCGAACGCATGCAGGCCGAAGCCCAGGTCAAAGCCGAAGCCGCCGCCGCCGTTGGCCGCGAGTACCTGGTGGAAAACGCCAGGCGCGAAGGCATTACTGTCCTGCCGTCCGGCCTGCAGTACGAAGTGCTGGTCAGCGGCGAAGGCGCCAAGCCGTCCCGCGAGGACACCGTGCGTACCCACTACCACGGCACCCTGGTCGATGGCACCGTCTTCGACAGCTCCTACGAGCGCGGCCAGCCGGCCGAATTCCCGGTGGGCGGCGTGATTGCCGGCTGGGTCGAGGCCCTGCAACTGATGAACGCCGGCAGCAAATGGCGCCTGCACGTACCGAGCGAGCTGGCCTATGGCGGCCAGGCCGTCGGCAGCATCCCGCCGCACAGCGTGCTGGTGTTCGATGTCGAGCTGCTGGAAATCCTCTGA
- a CDS encoding DUF6482 family protein: MNLQELTSRSVAGDIDEINLVSLEGDIYVLEARMGARFYPVQDEAGHVISVRSVAHAREVLRALPNVPFHLVHAVVHDEMCGMDDERDIGAGVTIPLH; the protein is encoded by the coding sequence ATGAATCTGCAGGAACTGACCAGCCGCTCCGTTGCAGGCGACATCGACGAGATCAACCTGGTGTCGCTGGAGGGCGATATCTACGTGCTGGAGGCGCGCATGGGCGCGCGCTTCTACCCGGTCCAGGACGAGGCCGGGCACGTCATCAGCGTGCGCTCCGTTGCCCATGCGCGAGAAGTGCTCCGCGCGTTACCCAACGTTCCCTTCCATCTCGTGCATGCCGTGGTGCATGACGAGATGTGCGGCATGGATGATGAGCGCGACATCGGCGCGGGCGTGACCATCCCACTGCATTAG
- a CDS encoding TIGR00645 family protein, protein MERFVENSLYAARWLLAPIYIGLSLALLALTIKFFQEIFHILPSIFSIAEADLILVLLSLIDMALVGGLLVMVMFSGYENFVSQLDIDEGKEKLSWLGKMDASSLKNKVAASIVAISSIHLLRIFMDAKNIEDNKLMWYVIMHLTFVLSAFAMGYLDKATRHDH, encoded by the coding sequence ATGGAACGATTCGTCGAAAACTCCCTGTACGCCGCGCGCTGGCTGCTGGCGCCGATCTACATCGGCCTGTCGCTGGCCTTGCTGGCGCTGACCATCAAATTCTTCCAGGAAATCTTCCACATCCTGCCCAGCATCTTCAGCATCGCCGAGGCGGACCTGATCCTGGTGCTGTTGTCGCTGATCGACATGGCCCTGGTCGGTGGCCTGCTGGTGATGGTGATGTTCTCCGGCTACGAAAACTTCGTGTCGCAGCTGGATATCGACGAAGGCAAGGAAAAGCTCAGCTGGCTCGGCAAGATGGACGCCAGTTCGCTGAAGAACAAGGTGGCGGCCTCCATCGTCGCGATTTCCTCGATCCACCTGCTGCGCATCTTCATGGACGCCAAGAACATCGAAGACAACAAGCTGATGTGGTACGTGATCATGCACCTCACCTTCGTCCTCTCGGCCTTTGCCATGGGCTACCTGGACAAGGCCACGCGCCACGATCACTGA
- a CDS encoding Lon protease family protein, which translates to MPDSVAAGLRLAPDELTRPFTPEQFPFKTTEELEPFLGVLGQERAVEALQFGVAMPRPGYNVFVMGEPGTGRFSFVQRYLKAEGKRLPTPADWVYVNNFDDSREPRVIELPPGSAAEFGTDIDHLIDNLLSTFPSVFENPAYQQKKSAIDRAFNQRYDKALDTVERLALEKEVALYRDSSNIAFTPMKDGKALDEAEFAQLPEEERERFHADIADLEEHLNEELSSLPQWKRESSNQLRQLNEETITLALQPLLAPLVEKYNNNSGVSAYLQAMQLNLLKTVVDQLVDAERTDPQRKQSLEEQYAPNQAIAHHATGGAPVVFESHPTYDNLFGRIEYASDQGALYTSYRQLRPGALHRANGGFLVLEAEKMLGEPFVWDALKRALQSRQLKMESPLAELGRLTAMSLTPQVIPLNLKVIIIGSRQIYYTLQDLDPDFQEMFRVLVDFDEDIPLAEDSLEQFAQLLKTRTSEEGLAPLTREAVARLATYSARLAEHQGRLSARIGDLFQLVSEADFIRQLAGQEVTDLGHIERALKAKETRTGRVSARILDDILAGIILIDSEGAAVGKCNGLTVLEVGDSAFGMPARISATVYPGGSGIVDIEREVNLGQPIHSKGVMILTGYLGSRYAQEFPLEISASIALEQSYGYVDGDSASLGEVCTLISALSRTPLRQCFAITGSINQFGEVQAVGGVNEKIEGFFRLCEARGLTGEQGVIIPRANVATLMLDERVLQAVRNGQFHIYAVRQADEALSLLVGEPAGAPDAKGHFPKGSVNARVVERLKEISELGMDEEEKEKPTKEPAAAKPASKPKAPVAKSPVDKAPVDQAPVKKERARKKKDAD; encoded by the coding sequence ATGCCCGATTCCGTTGCTGCCGGCCTGCGCCTGGCGCCCGATGAACTGACCCGCCCCTTCACTCCCGAACAGTTTCCCTTCAAGACCACCGAAGAACTGGAGCCTTTCCTGGGCGTGCTCGGACAGGAGCGCGCGGTCGAGGCGCTGCAGTTCGGCGTGGCGATGCCGCGCCCGGGTTACAACGTATTCGTCATGGGCGAGCCGGGCACCGGCCGCTTCTCTTTCGTGCAGCGCTATCTGAAGGCCGAGGGCAAGCGCCTGCCGACGCCGGCCGATTGGGTCTACGTCAACAATTTCGACGATTCGCGCGAGCCGCGCGTGATCGAGCTGCCGCCGGGCAGCGCCGCCGAATTCGGCACCGATATCGACCACCTGATCGACAACCTGCTGTCCACCTTCCCCTCGGTGTTCGAGAACCCGGCGTACCAGCAGAAGAAGAGCGCCATCGACCGCGCCTTCAACCAGCGCTACGACAAGGCCCTGGATACCGTCGAGCGCCTGGCGCTGGAGAAGGAAGTCGCCCTGTATCGCGACAGTTCCAACATCGCCTTCACCCCGATGAAGGACGGCAAGGCGCTGGATGAAGCCGAGTTTGCCCAGTTGCCGGAAGAGGAGCGCGAGCGCTTCCACGCCGACATCGCTGACCTGGAGGAACACCTCAACGAGGAGCTTTCCAGCCTGCCGCAGTGGAAGCGCGAGTCCAGCAACCAGCTGCGCCAGCTCAACGAGGAAACCATCACCCTGGCGCTGCAGCCCCTGCTGGCGCCGCTGGTGGAGAAGTACAACAACAACTCCGGGGTCAGCGCCTACCTGCAGGCCATGCAGCTCAACCTGCTGAAGACCGTGGTCGACCAGTTGGTGGACGCCGAGCGTACCGACCCGCAGCGCAAGCAGAGTCTGGAAGAGCAGTACGCGCCTAACCAGGCGATTGCCCACCACGCCACCGGTGGCGCACCGGTGGTGTTCGAGTCGCACCCGACCTACGACAACCTGTTCGGCCGCATCGAGTACGCCTCTGACCAGGGCGCGCTCTACACCAGCTATCGCCAGTTGCGTCCGGGCGCGCTGCACCGCGCCAATGGCGGCTTCCTGGTGCTCGAAGCGGAAAAAATGCTCGGCGAGCCCTTCGTCTGGGATGCGCTCAAGCGCGCCCTGCAGTCGCGCCAGCTGAAGATGGAATCGCCCCTGGCCGAACTCGGTCGCCTGACCGCCATGAGCCTGACACCCCAGGTGATCCCGCTGAACCTCAAGGTGATCATCATTGGCTCGCGGCAGATCTACTACACGCTGCAGGACCTGGATCCGGACTTCCAGGAGATGTTCCGCGTGCTGGTGGACTTCGACGAGGACATCCCGCTGGCCGAGGACAGCCTCGAACAGTTCGCCCAGCTGCTCAAGACCCGCACTTCGGAAGAGGGCCTGGCGCCGCTCACCCGTGAGGCCGTGGCGCGCCTGGCGACCTACAGTGCTCGCCTGGCCGAACACCAGGGCCGTCTTTCCGCGCGCATCGGCGACCTGTTCCAGCTGGTCAGCGAAGCGGACTTCATCCGCCAGCTGGCCGGCCAGGAAGTGACCGACCTGGGCCACATCGAGCGCGCCCTGAAGGCCAAGGAAACCCGCACCGGCCGCGTGTCGGCGCGGATTCTCGACGACATCCTCGCCGGCATCATCCTGATCGATAGCGAAGGCGCCGCAGTGGGCAAGTGCAACGGCCTGACCGTGCTGGAAGTCGGCGACTCCGCCTTCGGCATGCCGGCGCGCATCTCCGCCACCGTCTACCCGGGTGGCAGCGGCATCGTCGACATCGAGCGCGAGGTCAACCTCGGCCAGCCGATCCACTCCAAGGGCGTGATGATCCTCACCGGCTACCTCGGCAGCCGCTACGCCCAGGAATTCCCCCTGGAGATTTCTGCGAGCATTGCGCTGGAGCAGTCCTACGGCTACGTGGACGGTGACAGCGCCTCGCTGGGCGAGGTCTGCACGCTGATCTCCGCCCTGTCGCGCACGCCGCTGCGCCAATGCTTCGCCATCACCGGCTCGATCAACCAGTTTGGCGAAGTGCAGGCGGTCGGCGGGGTCAACGAGAAGATCGAAGGCTTCTTCCGCCTCTGCGAGGCTCGCGGCCTGACGGGCGAACAAGGCGTGATCATCCCGCGCGCCAACGTCGCCACCCTGATGCTCGACGAACGCGTGCTGCAGGCGGTGCGCAACGGCCAGTTCCATATCTACGCCGTGCGCCAGGCCGACGAGGCGCTGAGCCTGCTGGTCGGCGAGCCGGCGGGGGCGCCGGATGCCAAGGGCCACTTCCCCAAGGGCAGCGTCAACGCCCGTGTCGTCGAACGCCTGAAGGAAATCTCGGAGCTGGGTATGGACGAGGAAGAGAAGGAAAAACCCACCAAGGAGCCCGCAGCCGCCAAGCCCGCCAGCAAGCCGAAGGCGCCGGTAGCGAAGTCTCCTGTAGACAAAGCTCCGGTCGACCAGGCTCCGGTGAAAAAGGAGCGTGCCCGCAAGAAGAAAGACGCTGACTGA